A genomic stretch from Neomonachus schauinslandi chromosome 16, ASM220157v2, whole genome shotgun sequence includes:
- the IL11 gene encoding interleukin-11, with amino-acid sequence MNSVCCLVLVALSLWPDRAAAPGPPPGPPRASPDPRAELDSAVLLTRSLLADTRQLAAQLRDKFPADGDHNLDSLPTLAMSAGALGALQLPGVLTRLRADLLSYLRHVQWLRRAGGPSLRTLEPELGALQARLDRLLRRLQLLMSRLALPQAPPDPPAPPLAPPASAWGGIRAAHAILGGLHLTLDWAVRGLLLLKTRL; translated from the exons ATGAACA GTGTTTGCTGCCTGGTCCTGGTCGCCCTGAGCCTGTGGCCAGATAGAGCTGCCGCCCCGGGGCCACCTCCTGGCCCCCCGCGGGCCTCCCCAGACCCTCGGGCTGAGCTGGACAGCGCCGTCCTCCTGACCCGCTCCCTCCTGGCGGACACTCGGCAGCTTGCGGCGCAGCTG AGAGACAAATTTCCAGCCGACGGAGACCACAACCTGGACTCTCTTCCCACCCTGGCCATGAGTGCAGGGGCGCTGGGAGCCCTACAA CTCCCAGGTGTGCTGACTCGGCTGCGAGCGGACCTGCTTTCCTACCTGCGCCATGTGCAGTGGCTGCGCCGGGCCGGGGGCCCTTCCCTGCGGACCCTGGAGCCGGAGCTGGGTGCCCTGCAGGCCCGGCTGGACCGCCTGCTTCGCCGGCTGCAGCTCCTG ATGTCCCGCCTGGCCTTACCCCAAGCACCCCCAGACCCACCAGCTCCCCCGCTGGCCCCCCCGGCCTCTGCCTGGGGAGGCATCAGGGCAGCCCATGCCATTCTTGGGGGGCTGCACCTGACCCTTGACTGGGCCGTGCGGGGCTTGCTGCTGCTGAAGACTCGGCTGTGA